The Xanthocytophaga agilis genome has a window encoding:
- a CDS encoding TonB-dependent receptor, producing MKKRILIFSQLVFAICYTSSGYALPTYFPSLANVEVKLKADIPVSGTVRSEDDAPMPGVSVLIKGTTNGTTTDKDGKYQLSVPEGATLIFSFVGYLSQERTTDKLSIIDIQLEPDIQTLEQVVVVGYGTQQKKDLVGSVAVAGRKEFGEVNVSTVNQLIQGKIAGVQVVNNSGVPGSGTNIVIRGTGSFSSVAPLYVIDGIQSDAGTFNSLSPYDIESITVLKDASSVAIYGAQGANGVVQVTTKRAKSGSLRISYDGYYGISQAWKKLDLLNASQYIDLVKDIAAAQNTKIPEKLNTPDVLIDRTDWQDVIFRTAKLQEHHLSLSGGTDKVLYTIAAGYTNQESIEVGYNFKRLNLLVNLEETIGKHIRLGQSLNMRYSLRTGTTPDFTAALRMPPYAPVYDPTNLGGYSRVTTINDLNDSFNPLTNVFLRDKKDRSWLNYAQFFGEIDILNGLKFRSQASLNIGYGSGYDFIQANKNGNLTNPDGIIEGYGWSLFPLLENILSYNKHWGKHTVSATLGNSYRDPGAARSVSLAGSGFNNYDITQIGVVSKANLNPAGGTAAGAATSALISYFGRVNYSFRDRYLFSFTLRRDGVSVFGPSKRFGNFPSVGLGWKVNEEPFMSGLTSVSSLKLRASWGKTGNASIPPFSYEPLVFKGVANNIVYSLGPDKIYVRGATIGAASNPNLGWEETTQTDIGIDLGLWEDRLNLTVDYYNRQNDGLLVNVNIPPSTGVGGTGYIPTAILTNAASAYNRGLEVSATYNGQVGPLQFSISANGAYNKNQVTTLGTQNAVPITGGGYAGVSAMTRTEPGHPIGAFYGYKTDHVAISQADVDAYNKLAQERSGGKSTVYQANLKPGDIIFQDLNNDGVVNEKDQTFLGSPIPKWNYGANVNLSYHSFDLMVSLQGIGGVQTVNALRYWTEGTTRPFNSSTAVLDRWRKEGDITSIPRAGQNANSNLNLRPSNRFVEDGSYLRVRNVTLGYGIPSAVLHRWMGSAVSSIRMYVTAQNLFTITKYSGYDPEVSGQSFLFARGIDQGQYPQPRTFLVGLRLGF from the coding sequence ATGAAAAAAAGAATACTCATTTTTAGCCAGTTGGTATTTGCAATCTGCTATACCTCATCTGGCTATGCATTGCCCACCTACTTCCCATCTTTAGCAAATGTTGAAGTAAAACTAAAAGCAGATATCCCTGTTTCGGGTACTGTTCGTTCAGAAGATGACGCTCCGATGCCAGGAGTTAGTGTACTCATTAAAGGAACTACCAATGGCACTACTACCGACAAAGATGGCAAGTACCAGCTTTCAGTACCGGAAGGAGCTACATTGATATTCAGCTTTGTTGGATACCTGTCCCAGGAAAGAACTACAGATAAGCTTTCCATTATTGACATACAACTAGAGCCTGATATCCAGACGCTTGAACAGGTAGTAGTTGTGGGTTATGGCACCCAGCAAAAGAAAGATCTGGTTGGCTCTGTTGCTGTAGCAGGCCGCAAAGAATTTGGAGAGGTAAATGTGAGTACTGTGAACCAGCTGATTCAGGGAAAAATTGCTGGTGTCCAGGTTGTGAATAATAGTGGTGTACCAGGATCAGGTACCAACATTGTTATCAGAGGTACTGGTTCTTTTTCGAGTGTTGCCCCTCTATATGTTATTGATGGTATTCAGAGTGATGCCGGAACATTCAACTCATTGAGTCCTTATGATATTGAGAGTATTACTGTTCTTAAGGATGCTTCCTCTGTGGCTATATATGGAGCACAGGGAGCCAATGGGGTGGTTCAGGTAACAACCAAACGAGCTAAAAGTGGCTCTCTACGAATTTCTTATGATGGCTATTATGGCATTTCTCAGGCCTGGAAAAAACTGGATCTACTCAATGCAAGTCAATACATAGATCTGGTAAAAGATATCGCTGCTGCACAAAACACAAAAATTCCGGAGAAACTGAATACACCAGATGTGCTCATAGACCGTACGGACTGGCAGGATGTTATTTTTCGGACAGCTAAATTACAGGAGCATCACCTGAGTTTGTCTGGAGGAACAGATAAAGTATTGTACACCATAGCGGCAGGATACACCAATCAGGAGAGTATTGAAGTGGGGTATAACTTCAAGCGACTGAATCTACTAGTAAATCTGGAAGAAACTATCGGAAAGCATATCCGTTTGGGACAAAGCCTGAATATGCGTTATTCATTACGCACTGGCACTACTCCAGACTTCACAGCTGCCTTGCGTATGCCGCCCTATGCGCCTGTTTATGATCCAACCAATCTCGGAGGGTATTCAAGAGTAACGACCATCAATGACCTTAACGACTCTTTCAATCCATTAACAAATGTATTTCTACGTGATAAAAAGGATCGTAGCTGGCTCAATTATGCTCAGTTCTTTGGAGAAATAGACATTTTGAACGGATTAAAGTTTCGATCTCAGGCATCGCTCAATATTGGATATGGCAGTGGGTATGATTTCATCCAGGCCAATAAGAACGGTAATCTAACCAATCCAGATGGGATTATTGAAGGGTATGGATGGAGTCTGTTTCCATTACTGGAAAATATTTTGAGCTATAACAAGCACTGGGGTAAACATACTGTATCTGCTACACTAGGAAATTCGTATCGCGATCCTGGCGCAGCCCGCTCGGTTAGCCTGGCGGGAAGTGGGTTTAATAACTACGATATTACCCAGATTGGTGTGGTAAGTAAAGCAAACCTGAATCCTGCCGGAGGAACAGCCGCAGGAGCAGCCACTTCGGCTCTGATATCTTATTTCGGGCGTGTCAATTATTCTTTCCGTGATCGATATCTTTTTTCTTTTACCTTGCGTAGGGATGGAGTCTCTGTGTTTGGGCCCAGCAAGCGTTTTGGCAATTTCCCCTCTGTAGGCTTAGGCTGGAAGGTCAATGAGGAACCGTTTATGAGTGGTCTTACTTCCGTGTCATCCTTGAAGCTTCGGGCTAGTTGGGGCAAAACAGGCAATGCCAGTATTCCACCATTTTCGTATGAGCCACTAGTCTTTAAAGGTGTCGCCAATAACATTGTCTATTCTCTGGGACCTGACAAAATTTATGTAAGAGGTGCAACTATTGGCGCTGCCTCCAATCCTAATTTAGGCTGGGAAGAAACTACACAAACCGACATAGGAATAGATCTTGGCTTGTGGGAAGATCGATTGAATCTGACCGTGGATTATTATAATCGGCAGAATGATGGCTTGCTGGTGAATGTAAATATTCCTCCTTCTACAGGTGTAGGAGGTACCGGGTACATTCCGACTGCTATTCTCACCAATGCCGCCTCAGCATATAACCGTGGCCTGGAGGTAAGTGCTACCTACAATGGACAAGTAGGTCCGCTTCAGTTTAGTATTAGTGCAAATGGAGCCTATAACAAAAACCAGGTAACTACACTCGGCACTCAGAATGCTGTACCAATCACTGGGGGTGGCTATGCTGGTGTGTCTGCTATGACCCGTACAGAGCCTGGTCATCCGATAGGAGCCTTTTATGGGTACAAGACAGATCATGTAGCTATCAGCCAGGCTGATGTTGATGCCTACAATAAACTGGCACAGGAGCGTTCAGGTGGAAAAAGCACTGTCTACCAGGCTAATCTCAAACCAGGCGATATCATCTTCCAAGATCTGAATAATGATGGAGTGGTAAATGAAAAAGATCAGACATTTCTGGGAAGTCCTATTCCGAAATGGAACTATGGAGCAAATGTAAACCTGTCGTATCATTCCTTTGACCTGATGGTTTCTTTACAGGGCATTGGCGGAGTACAGACTGTGAATGCACTCCGTTATTGGACCGAAGGCACTACGCGTCCTTTTAACTCCAGCACAGCTGTATTGGATCGCTGGCGCAAAGAAGGAGATATTACATCCATACCCAGAGCCGGTCAGAATGCTAACAGCAATCTGAACCTACGCCCTTCAAACCGCTTTGTAGAAGATGGCTCTTACCTGCGGGTGCGGAACGTAACACTGGGATATGGGATACCATCTGCTGTATTGCATCGATGGATGGGTAGTGCGGTCTCCAGTATACGCATGTATGTAACAGCTCAAAACCTTTTTACCATAACCAAATACAGTGGATATGATCCTGAAGTCAGCGGACAATCGTTCCTGTTTGCACGTGGCATC